Part of the Candidatus Moraniibacteriota bacterium genome is shown below.
CAAGAAAGAAGAAATTTTTCCGCCACTCCGTGAGCGCAATACCAACACCAATGCCGAGAATCGCATAACTCGGAATGAGATAACGCGATCCAAATGCCCACCCACCCCACGGATCCCCCCACATCGAATACAGCAAGAGATTCACCGCCACCGTCGCCACAAAAACATTTGCCACTCCATATTCCCCTTTCTTTCGAGCCAAAGAAACAAGACCAAAAATACCAAAGAGTATAACCGGCGCATAGAATATCACACCGCGGTCGGGACTCACCAAATGTGAGGAGAAACCCCGCAAGAGATCGCGCGTTTGGAAAAATCCGACAGCCGACTTTGCCTCACCATCATCCACGCTATCAATCGATATATCCGTCAAATCCCGAGACATAGCTTGCCCATCAGAAGAGATCGTCGTCACTGCCGGCAATGTACCCGAGAGCTTTGTCGGTCCCCCATTCACCGTCGCGTTGTACCACAAGAATCCCGCCATCGGCACAGCGAGCACAAGGAGCGTCGGGATAAGGATCGGCCGGACAACAAAGTTTAGCTTCTCACCAGCAGATACGGACACAATACGAGAAAAAGCAAATATTCCAAGCGGCGCGAGCAGAAAAAAATTCGGATTGTCTACACTCACAGAGAGCGCTATGCAAAACCATATACCCGCAAGCGACCACCACCCATTCGACCGAAGAAGCAAGAAAAGCGAAATCAAGAAAAGAAACACGGACACATGATGCTGATAGAGCGTCGTCCCATAAGCAAATGCCGGCGTCCCAAAGAGGAAAGCAATCGCCCCCAAAGACGCCGCCGAGGGGCGCGCACCCAAGCGAATGGCAATCGAACGCACGAGGAGCGCATTCAATAGAGCGAATACCGCAATAACCGAAAACGCGCCCACCTGCGAAGCACCGAGCCACCTCCCTGCAATATACCCAGGGGCCACCAAGAGTGATACTGTCGGCGCAAAGAGCGAAGCATATCGTCCATCGGACGTGAGTCCCAAGTCCGGCGTCACAAAGCGCGCAACTGGAAGAGAAAAGAAAAACGAATGATCCTCCATAACCGAGTAAAGCAATGCAAATCGCCCCCGCTCAGGAGAAAGCTCAAGCGGTCCCTCTTGCTTCCACTGATTAGTATTCAAAACATCCGCCGTCGGATTCCCCGGCAGACCTCGCAAGGAAATTGCGAGTACAAATACAAGAAAGATGCCAAATACCAACACTCCGCCGAAATGACGAGTGAAATAAAATCGGGACACCTTTTCTAACTTCACCCGACTAGACCGAGCGAACACGAGAAATTTTTTCTTCATACCATGTTTCCATTTTTTGAGCGACACTCTCCCAAGAATTATCCCGTCCATGCTTTTCGTTGTATTCTCGTATATTCCGTATCTCATCAGCATTTTTGTTCTGCAAAACGAAAGTTATCTTCTCCCCCAAGGAGACACTGTCTTTCGTCGGCAAAACAAATCCATTAATTCCATTACGAATAAGGAGGGGGAGCGCCGTGTTATCAGCCACAATACACACGAGCCCCTGACTCAGTCCCTCGTGCACCACATTACAGAAGCTCTCCCAAATCGCCATATGCACCATCATCTCAGCATGTTTTATACAATAATATTTGTCGTATCCTCGTATCACTCCAGCAAAAATGACGCGCCCCGAAACACCAAGTTCTGCAGAGAGAGACTCGAGCTTCTTCCGATAGGCAACATCCGCTTCCGGTCCAACAATAACAAACTTCACATCAGAAGGGATGTTTGGCAACGCGCGAATAACCGTCTCATAATTCTTAATCCCGTAAACTCGTCCCACCTGGATAATATACCGCCCCCATGACTGAACGGTTTGCTTCATAGTATCGCTCACCTCCATATCCACATCGCCAAATGCCTCATCCTCAAGACCATTTGAGATAACAGAAATAATCTCACGCCTAATACCACACTTGATCATCTCTTGTCGCTCCCATTCAGATACCGCGCGAACACCGTCAACAGATCTATTAATAAGCCAAGCACCAATAGTATAGTGATATGTCCGCTTCAAGAGCACTTGCCATCTCGGGAATACTGACCATTCCGGATTGAACCCTCCATGCGGCGTAAGCAAAAGCGCATATCGCTTTCTTCCTAACAGCTTTCGAATCAACGTGTACAGCATAATAAAAAAATGCGGCACAACATTGAAATTATGCAAACAAACTGCATCTGTCTGCGCCCATCTAATACGCGGGAAATATCCTGCAAATGTGAAAGGGTACCGTTGAATAGTCATCCCGCGATGAATCTCCCGATTAGGCAGAACATGTTTCTCTGTGAGAGTATCATTTGAAGCGTGCATCGTAACACTCCAATCATTCTTTACAAAAACACTGTACGTTTCTACCGTATTCACCTCTATTCCAGCAGCAACCGGAT
Proteins encoded:
- a CDS encoding glycosyltransferase codes for the protein MRSKHVDVVEKYCYPVAAGIEVNTVETYSVFVKNDWSVTMHASNDTLTEKHVLPNREIHRGMTIQRYPFTFAGYFPRIRWAQTDAVCLHNFNVVPHFFIMLYTLIRKLLGRKRYALLLTPHGGFNPEWSVFPRWQVLLKRTYHYTIGAWLINRSVDGVRAVSEWERQEMIKCGIRREIISVISNGLEDEAFGDVDMEVSDTMKQTVQSWGRYIIQVGRVYGIKNYETVIRALPNIPSDVKFVIVGPEADVAYRKKLESLSAELGVSGRVIFAGVIRGYDKYYCIKHAEMMVHMAIWESFCNVVHEGLSQGLVCIVADNTALPLLIRNGINGFVLPTKDSVSLGEKITFVLQNKNADEIRNIREYNEKHGRDNSWESVAQKMETWYEEKISRVRSV